One genomic segment of Rhizorhabdus phycosphaerae includes these proteins:
- the mdoH gene encoding glucans biosynthesis glucosyltransferase MdoH — protein sequence MSLYRPEDDPRRPTTPGSGQRTKPDLPPEAPLNMPVQDLRRLPPGGQEEPIGYVGPLVQRRLFLIVGSFLFGLLAAQEMFTPLRSDGIDWIDAGFFLLFFGLFAWIAFGFLTAVAGLFVMLGRGPVETVGRSPLVLPRARTAVLMPIYNEEVGAVFRRLRSMVESVEKIGAADRFDFFVLSDSHESAYAREYLAFRRLTEDAASCVYYRRRRQNTARKPGNIADWVRRFGGGYDFMLVLDADSLMSGAAMARLASAMEARPSIALLQTVPQLINGHTMFARWHQFASALYGPVASAGLRWWSGTESTFWGHNALIRVRAFAESCGLPELPEGSLLGGHIMSHDMVEAALLRRRGWAVHMVAMPEGSYEEFPPTMIDHSIRDRRWCQGNLQHLRLLDTAGFHWVNRLQLLMGASAYLTSPLWLLLIAAAIFETLRADFDGYVLISSGWLLGLTLLMLLGPKVAALLSLPLDRDLLRQMGGWRTVAKGTLLEILISVVMAPVTMLTQTFAIVDILRGRRSGWLPQRREVDGLDFGEVVRFYRWHILLGLALTAAMVVGIDGMIWTLPVAVGLVLSPASVWLTARGDVGDWLVRRGWLLSPADHRHFEEAPGEQPADLVLGPRFAIAQG from the coding sequence GTGAGCTTGTACCGACCCGAAGACGATCCCCGTCGCCCCACGACGCCCGGTTCCGGGCAAAGGACGAAGCCGGACCTTCCGCCGGAAGCGCCGCTGAACATGCCCGTGCAGGATCTGCGCCGCCTGCCGCCCGGCGGGCAGGAGGAGCCGATCGGTTATGTCGGTCCGCTCGTCCAGCGCCGCCTGTTTCTTATCGTCGGCAGTTTCCTGTTCGGGCTGCTCGCCGCGCAGGAAATGTTCACGCCGCTGCGCTCGGACGGCATCGACTGGATCGATGCCGGCTTCTTCCTGCTCTTCTTCGGGTTGTTCGCCTGGATCGCCTTCGGCTTCCTGACCGCAGTCGCCGGGCTGTTCGTGATGCTGGGGCGCGGCCCGGTCGAGACGGTCGGACGCAGCCCGCTCGTCCTGCCCCGCGCGCGCACTGCGGTGCTGATGCCGATCTACAATGAAGAGGTCGGGGCGGTCTTTCGCCGCCTGCGTTCGATGGTCGAATCGGTCGAGAAGATCGGTGCTGCCGACAGGTTCGACTTCTTCGTCCTCAGCGATTCGCACGAATCCGCCTATGCGCGCGAATATCTCGCCTTTCGCCGCCTGACCGAAGATGCCGCCTCGTGCGTCTACTACCGCCGCCGGCGCCAGAACACCGCGCGCAAGCCGGGCAACATCGCCGACTGGGTCCGGCGCTTCGGCGGCGGCTATGATTTCATGCTCGTGCTCGATGCCGACAGCCTGATGAGCGGTGCGGCGATGGCCCGGCTCGCCAGCGCGATGGAGGCACGCCCCTCGATCGCGCTGCTCCAGACGGTGCCGCAGCTGATCAACGGCCACACCATGTTCGCGCGCTGGCACCAGTTCGCCTCGGCACTCTACGGTCCGGTCGCCTCGGCCGGGCTGCGCTGGTGGTCCGGCACCGAGTCGACCTTCTGGGGGCATAATGCGCTGATCCGCGTGCGCGCCTTTGCCGAAAGCTGCGGCCTGCCCGAACTGCCCGAAGGCAGCCTGCTCGGCGGCCATATCATGAGCCATGACATGGTCGAGGCGGCTCTGCTGCGGCGGCGCGGCTGGGCGGTCCACATGGTGGCCATGCCCGAAGGTAGCTATGAGGAATTTCCGCCGACGATGATCGATCATTCGATCCGCGACCGGCGCTGGTGCCAAGGCAATCTGCAGCATCTCCGCCTGCTCGACACGGCGGGCTTTCACTGGGTCAACCGGCTGCAGCTGCTGATGGGGGCCTCCGCCTATCTGACCTCACCGCTCTGGCTGTTGCTGATCGCCGCCGCGATCTTCGAGACGCTACGCGCCGATTTCGACGGCTATGTGCTGATCTCCTCGGGCTGGCTGCTCGGGCTGACACTGCTGATGCTGCTCGGGCCGAAGGTTGCGGCCCTGCTCTCGCTGCCGCTCGACCGCGATCTGTTGCGGCAGATGGGCGGGTGGCGCACCGTCGCGAAGGGCACGCTGCTCGAAATCCTGATCTCGGTCGTCATGGCGCCGGTCACGATGCTCACCCAGACCTTCGCCATCGTCGACATCTTGCGCGGCCGGCGCAGTGGCTGGTTGCCGCAGCGGCGGGAGGTGGACGGGCTCGACTTCGGCGAAGTCGTTCGCTTCTATCGTTGGCATATCCTGCTGGGTCTCGCGCTGACCGCCGCAATGGTCGTCGGTATCGACGGGATGATCTGGACGCTGCCCGTTGCGGTCGGCCTGGTTTTGTCGCCCGCTTCGGTCTGGCTCACCGCACGCGGCGATGTCGGCGACTGGCTGGTGCGGCGCGGCTGGCTGCTCTCCCCCGCAGATCATCGCCATTTCGAGGAGGCCCCGGGCGAGCAGCCCGCCGATCTGGTCCTCGGCCCGCGCTTTGCGATTGCGCAGGGTTGA
- a CDS encoding glucan biosynthesis protein: MFDRREILALLGTLMTVGGPALAAAPSRRSGRPILPALGAAQPFDWAWLQSEAERLSRRPARPPHQADPRTHSVDYDAANRIRFREDRGLFADDGHAVRLFPLGRYAPTPVDLFVVDKGTARPIEHSEDMFEVAPGEGPAPQVLPGVSGFRVMNRGGVGDWLAFQGASYFRSAGPLDQYGLSARGVAIDTGIDGREEFPAFTAFWLERTGAGLTIYALLEGASLTGAYRFVCTKGRDAVVQDISAILFLRRDVERLGIAPLTSMFWYDEGNPQARIDWRPEIHDSDGLLIHNRAGERLWRPLRNPDRPTVNLFADDRGASAYGLFQRDRAFDHYQDDGVFYEKRPSLWVEPKGDWGPGSVMLYEIPTRRETDDNIVAFWTPKAPARAGTRLSFDYRLRWIGGEPDAGPLARVVDRWTGIAGRPGTEPIAGASRLVVDFAGPALKGLDRGSGVIPSVSVDRGRLLSVAAYPVVGQSARWRLIVDVAQQPGSANLRATLEKGGSPLSETLIHQFG, encoded by the coding sequence ATGTTCGACAGACGTGAAATCCTGGCGCTGCTCGGCACGCTGATGACGGTCGGCGGGCCGGCTCTCGCGGCAGCGCCCTCCCGGCGTTCCGGCCGTCCCATTCTGCCGGCTCTCGGTGCGGCCCAGCCCTTCGATTGGGCCTGGCTTCAATCCGAGGCAGAACGCCTGTCGCGCCGACCCGCCCGCCCGCCCCACCAGGCCGACCCGCGCACCCATTCGGTCGACTATGATGCCGCCAACCGGATTCGCTTCCGCGAGGATCGTGGACTGTTCGCCGATGACGGCCATGCGGTGAGGCTCTTCCCGCTGGGCCGCTATGCACCGACGCCTGTCGACCTGTTCGTCGTCGACAAGGGGACCGCCCGTCCGATCGAGCATAGCGAGGATATGTTCGAGGTGGCCCCTGGGGAGGGGCCCGCGCCGCAGGTGCTGCCCGGGGTGTCCGGTTTCCGCGTGATGAACCGGGGCGGGGTGGGGGACTGGCTCGCCTTTCAGGGGGCCTCCTATTTCCGCTCGGCCGGTCCGCTCGACCAATATGGCCTCTCGGCGCGCGGTGTCGCGATCGACACCGGCATTGACGGGCGCGAGGAATTTCCTGCCTTCACCGCTTTCTGGCTCGAGCGGACCGGGGCAGGGCTTACGATCTATGCCTTGCTCGAAGGGGCGAGCCTGACCGGCGCCTATCGCTTCGTGTGCACCAAGGGGCGCGATGCCGTTGTCCAGGACATCTCCGCTATTCTGTTCCTGCGCCGCGACGTCGAACGGCTGGGCATCGCCCCGCTCACGAGCATGTTCTGGTATGACGAGGGCAATCCGCAGGCGCGGATCGACTGGCGGCCCGAGATCCACGATTCGGATGGGCTGCTGATTCACAACCGGGCCGGCGAGCGGCTGTGGCGCCCCCTGCGCAATCCCGACCGGCCGACAGTGAACCTGTTCGCGGATGATCGCGGTGCCAGCGCCTATGGTCTTTTCCAGCGCGACCGCGCCTTCGACCATTATCAGGACGACGGCGTCTTCTACGAAAAGCGCCCAAGCCTGTGGGTCGAGCCTAAGGGTGATTGGGGGCCCGGCTCGGTGATGCTCTACGAGATTCCGACCCGGCGCGAGACCGACGACAATATCGTCGCCTTCTGGACGCCCAAGGCGCCGGCCCGCGCGGGGACGCGCCTCTCGTTCGACTATCGCCTGCGCTGGATCGGCGGCGAGCCCGATGCCGGGCCGCTCGCCCGCGTGGTCGATCGCTGGACCGGCATCGCCGGGCGTCCAGGGACCGAGCCGATCGCAGGCGCAAGCCGGCTGGTGGTCGATTTTGCCGGTCCGGCGCTCAAGGGACTCGATCGTGGCTCGGGCGTGATCCCGTCGGTCTCGGTCGATCGCGGCAGACTATTGAGCGTGGCAGCCTATCCGGTGGTAGGGCAGAGCGCGCGCTGGCGGCTGATCGTCGACGTGGCGCAGCAGCCCGGGAGCGCCAATCTCCGGGCAACCCTCGAAAAAGGCGGTTCGCCGCTCAGCGAGACGCTCATCCACCAGTTCGGCTGA
- a CDS encoding AbrB/MazE/SpoVT family DNA-binding domain-containing protein: MNAQRGRLVSGGRLQVPADMRRALGLADGDQVLLRIVDGELHVRPVHNALGRVQDRLRAHLIAGTSLSEELIADRRRASEHE; this comes from the coding sequence ATGAACGCGCAGCGCGGTAGATTGGTGAGCGGCGGGCGGTTGCAGGTTCCAGCCGACATGCGGCGCGCCCTCGGCCTTGCCGATGGTGACCAGGTATTGTTGCGAATCGTGGACGGCGAACTGCACGTGCGACCGGTGCATAATGCGCTGGGGAGAGTGCAGGACCGGCTGCGGGCCCATCTTATCGCCGGGACCAGCCTTTCCGAGGAACTGATCGCGGATCGTCGGCGCGCTTCCGAGCATGAGTGA
- a CDS encoding type II toxin-antitoxin system VapC family toxin — translation MSEVRYVLDASALLAAMLGERGAQLVEAHFSSACISAVNLSEVVAKLSERGVPDAAVQESLADLDLDVRDFDTAQAMRAGSLRNLTKSKGLSLGDRACLALAGELNAVALTTDEAWADIELGIAVELAR, via the coding sequence ATGAGTGAGGTTCGCTATGTGCTCGACGCCTCAGCTTTGCTGGCGGCAATGCTGGGAGAGCGCGGAGCGCAGCTCGTCGAAGCGCATTTTTCCAGCGCGTGCATCAGCGCCGTGAATCTGTCCGAAGTCGTCGCCAAATTGTCCGAGCGCGGCGTGCCAGACGCTGCGGTTCAGGAGAGCCTCGCAGATCTCGACCTGGACGTTCGGGACTTCGACACGGCGCAGGCAATGCGCGCGGGGAGCCTGCGCAACCTCACCAAGTCGAAGGGTCTGTCGTTGGGCGACAGGGCGTGCCTCGCCCTGGCGGGTGAGTTGAATGCCGTCGCTCTGACCACCGATGAGGCTTGGGCGGATATCGAGCTTGGCATCGCAGTCGAACTGGCACGGTGA
- a CDS encoding SDR family oxidoreductase: MTARPPLLPPGAADASDRQDEPFLTLAGRRALVTSGTRGAGAATVALLRRLGAQVLTAARAPSPDLPADMQVTADLSTAEGCTLLADAVRERLGGVDILVHMLGGSSAPAGGFAALSDAIWQQELDLNLMAAVRLDRALVPDMVARRDGVVIHVSSIQSRLPLPEATTGYAAAKAALSAYSKSLSKEVAPAGVRVLRVAPGWIETEASVELARRVAAEHGEDIEDGRRRIMASLGGIPLGRPSRPDEVASLIAFLASDRAAAITGAEFVIDGGTIPTV, encoded by the coding sequence ATGACCGCGCGGCCCCCGCTTCTTCCGCCCGGCGCCGCCGACGCTTCGGATCGGCAGGACGAGCCTTTTCTGACCCTTGCCGGCAGGCGCGCGCTCGTCACCTCGGGCACGCGCGGGGCCGGGGCGGCGACGGTCGCGCTGTTGCGCAGGCTGGGGGCGCAGGTCCTGACAGCGGCGCGCGCGCCATCTCCCGACCTGCCGGCGGACATGCAGGTGACCGCAGATCTGTCCACGGCTGAGGGCTGTACGCTTCTCGCCGATGCGGTGCGCGAGCGGCTGGGTGGTGTCGACATCCTCGTCCATATGCTCGGCGGTTCGTCCGCTCCCGCAGGCGGTTTTGCGGCCTTGTCCGATGCGATCTGGCAACAAGAACTGGATCTGAATCTCATGGCGGCGGTCAGGCTCGATCGCGCGCTGGTGCCCGACATGGTGGCGCGGCGCGACGGCGTCGTGATCCACGTCAGCTCGATCCAGAGCAGGCTGCCGCTACCCGAGGCGACGACCGGCTATGCCGCCGCGAAAGCGGCGCTATCGGCCTATAGCAAGAGCCTTTCCAAGGAAGTCGCGCCTGCCGGCGTCCGCGTGTTGCGCGTCGCCCCCGGCTGGATCGAGACAGAGGCCTCGGTTGAACTCGCCCGCCGGGTCGCTGCGGAGCATGGAGAGGATATCGAAGACGGCCGGCGCCGGATCATGGCGTCGCTCGGCGGCATACCGCTCGGCCGCCCGTCCCGCCCCGATGAGGTCGCCAGCCTGATCGCCTTTCTGGCCTCCGACCGCGCAGCCGCGATCACCGGCGCCGAATTTGTGATCGACGGGGGGACGATTCCGACGGTGTGA
- a CDS encoding nuclear transport factor 2 family protein, which translates to MNATDSQPVSSGPDLPSVIHDYFAADRDGDIDALANCFVADAVVRDEGRDHVGIDEILAWKAGASRAYRYTSTPFAISEEDGRIIVTSHLVGDFPGSPVDLRYIFRLVGDRIAALEIRP; encoded by the coding sequence ATGAATGCCACCGATTCCCAGCCTGTCAGCAGCGGACCCGACCTGCCGTCGGTGATCCATGATTATTTCGCGGCCGATCGCGACGGCGACATCGATGCGCTCGCGAACTGCTTTGTCGCCGACGCCGTCGTCCGCGATGAAGGACGCGACCATGTCGGTATCGATGAGATCCTGGCCTGGAAGGCGGGCGCATCTCGCGCTTACCGCTACACCTCCACGCCCTTCGCCATTTCCGAAGAGGATGGTCGTATCATTGTCACGAGCCACCTCGTCGGCGATTTCCCCGGCAGCCCGGTCGACCTGCGCTATATCTTCCGGCTCGTCGGAGACCGCATCGCGGCGCTGGAGATCCGTCCATGA